Proteins from a genomic interval of Gossypium hirsutum isolate 1008001.06 chromosome A09, Gossypium_hirsutum_v2.1, whole genome shotgun sequence:
- the LOC107890120 gene encoding uncharacterized protein, whose protein sequence is MSGKEIMEGMMENLDINATYEEGTGVENLSGIRPYEPESVLNNWTVKEIPKAVKGSAIVGFLASRTLEDYEPLNFDFPNEHLMYIATTEEDPQEGHPWKLNFDGASNAVGNGIKAVLVSPNEDHYPFTSKLDFECTNNMTEYEACIIGVRATIERKIKVLEVYRDSTLVIYQLKDEWETRDPELINYQRLILELIKEFDDIFFCNLPQEENQMADALATLASMIKVNK, encoded by the exons ATGTCGGGAAAGGAAATCATGGAAGGAATGATGGAAAATTTAGACATCAATGCCACATACGAAGAAGGAACTGGAGTAGAGAATTTGTcgggcattcgcccttatgagCCTGAAAGTGTACTGAATAATTGGACTGTGAAAGaaattcct AAGGCCGTAAAAGGGAGTGCGATAGTAGGTTTCCTAGCCAGCAGAACCCTAGAGGACTACGAGCCTCTtaactttgacttcccaaatgaaCATCTAATGTACATAGCAACTACTGAAGAAGACCCTCAAGAAGgtcatccttggaagctaaactttgacggagcatcaaatGCCGTGGGTAATGGAATCAAGGCAGTCCTGGTATCCCCGAACgaagatcattatccattcactagtaaattggattttgaatgCACGAACAATATGACAGagtacgaagcatgcatcattgGAGTTCGTGCGACCATAGAGCGTAAAATCAAGGTGTTAGAAGTATACAGAGATTCTaccctagtgatttatcaactcaaagatgaatgggagacaagagaccccgAATTGATCAATTACCAAAGGCTGATCCTtgagttaattaaagagtttgatgatattttCTTCTGCAACCTCCCGcaagaagaaaatcagatggctgacgctCTAGCAACTTTAGCCTCTATGATCAAGGTGAATAAGTAA
- the LOC107890336 gene encoding myb family transcription factor PHL5 — translation MNTKRTDSQELARQSLGFNRNCNLQPAMEGVPQQLNPGSSSSNPIMSGFQTPAYAFYATERRIQLDTSFCPQHNIYSSIESIAQDEPNYDFRNTLQSLVKSQICFDQYQKSFERSYKFPGSNAKTHFSVPSRGNQDQRAYCNKSNKARIMWTQDLHEKFVECVKRLGGCEQATPKTILKLMDTQGLTIFHVKSHLQKYRAARYMPEFTQERRTSTTDLTQIDVKTGLHLTEALQLQLDVQRRLNEQLEFQRNLQLRIEEQGRRLKMMIDEQQKTNENLLKNQGVDIKPYEHDPSFSDLDSSIAETSENVLTSSPC, via the exons ATGAACACCAAGAGGACTGATAGCCAAGAGCTAGCAAGGCAGAGCCTTGGATTCAACAGGAACTGCAACCTTCAACCTGCCATGGAGGGAGTGCCACAACAGCTAAATCCCGGATCATCATCATCCAATCCAATTATGAGCGGTTTCCAGACCCCAGCATATGCCTTTTATGCAACTGAAAGACGCATTCAATTGGATACTTCTTTCTGCCCCCAACACAACATTTACTCTTCCATTGAATCGATTGCTCAAGATGAACCCAACTATGATTTCAGAAATACATTGCAGTCCTTAGTAAAATCACAAATTTGTTTCGACCAATACCAGAAATCCTTTGAAAGATCCTATAAATTTCCAGGCAGCAACGCTAAAACTCACTTTTCCGTTCCTTCCCGAGGAAATCAGGATCAAAGG GCTTATTGTAATAAAAGTAACAAAGCACGAATAATGTGGACACAGGATCTTCATGAAAAGTTCGTGGAATGTGTTAAACGTCTGGGAGGATGTGAGC AGGCAACCCCAAAGACAATTCTGAAACTAATGGATACTCAAGGTTTGACCATTTTTCATGTCAAAAGCCATCTGcag AAATACCGTGCTGCAAGATACATGCCAGAATTTACACAAG AGAGAAGAACAAGCACAACTGATTTAACTCAGATTGATGTCAAAAC TGGTTTGCACCTGACGGAGGCATTGCAACTTCAGTTAGATGTCCAAAGGCGTCTTAATGAACAATTAGAG TTTCAGCGAAATTTACAGTTGAGAATTGAAGAACAAGGAAGGCGACTAAAGATGATGATTGATGAGCAACAGAAGACAAATGAAAATCTCCTAAAAAACCAAGGTGTGGACATCAAACCCTATGAACATGATCCATCATTTAGCGACCTTGATTCCTCAATTGCAGAAACTTCAGAAAATGTGCTAACTTCCAGTCCATGTTAG